The stretch of DNA TGACCGAAGCTTGTCGGAAATTGATGACGTAACGAAGCTGTCCGGCATCGGTAAAGGAACGGCTGCTGTGATTACCGAGTACATCGAAACAGGCAAATCTACTGTTCTGACCGAGCTCTCCAGCGAGGTGCCGGAAGGGCTTGTGGCACTGCTTGGACTGCCAGGGCTCGGCGGCAAAAAAATTGCCAAGCTGTACAAGGAACTGGGTATTACCAATATGACTGAGCTGAAAGCAGCTTGTGAAGAACATCGTGTCCAGCAGCTTGCCGGGTTTGGCGCTAAAACAGAAGAAAAGATTTTAGCGGCGGTAGCAAAAGCGGGAACGCAGCCTGAACGGCTGCCGATTATGTATGTTATGCCCGTTGCGGAAGGGATTGAAGCTTATCTCGACAGTTTTGAAGAAATCAGCCGCTTTTCACGTGCAGGCAGCTTGCGGCGCCTCCGTGAAACAGTCAAAGATCTTGACTTTATCGTTGCGACCGAACAGCCGGAACGGGTAAAAGAACATCTCTTAGCCATGCCCGATATAAAAGAAGTGATTGCTGCCGGGCCGACAAAGGTGTCAGTGGTCATTGGAGGAGAATTTGATCTATCCATTGACTTCCGCATTGTCACACCGGACCAGTTTGCGAGTGCGCTCCATCACTTTACCGGTTCTAAAGACCATAATGTGAAGATTCGTCAAATTGCAAAAGAACGGGATGAGAAAGTAAGCGAATACGGCATTGAGCAGCCGGACGGCAGCGTCAAAACATTCGACAGTGAAGCGTCGCTTTATCATCACCTTGGGCTGCCATACTTTCCGCCGGAAATCCGCGAGGACGGGACAGAAACGGATAAATATAAAGAAGGCACGTTAATTGAGCTGTCTGATATTAAAGGCGACCTGCATATGCACACAGCCTGGTCGGATGGGGCATTTTCCATTGAAGAAATGATTGAAGCATGCCGCGCACGCGGATACGAATACATGGCTATTACCGACCATTCCCAATATTTAAAAGTAGCAAATGGCTTGTCTGTTGACAGGCTGCTTCGACAAAACGAAGAAATTAAAGAGTGGAACGCTAAGTATAAAGATATCGAAATCCTCTCTGGCATTGAAATGGATATTTTGCCTGATGGAACACTTGACTATGAGGACGACGTATTAAAACAGCTTGATTTTGTGATTGCATCGATTCATTCAAGCTTTTCACAGACGCAGGAGCAGATTATGGAGCGGTTGAAAACAGCGCTGCACAATCCATACGTGAAACTGATTGCTCACCCGACCGGGCGGATTATCGGCCGGCGCGACGGCTATTCAGTCGATATGGAAGAATTAATCCGTCTTGCGGCCCAAACGAACACAGCGCTTGAATTAAATGCAAATCCGCATCGGCTCGATTTGTCTGCTGAGCACTTAAAGGCGGCTCAGGAAGCCGGCGTGAAAATTATGATCAATACAGATGCCCATGCCATCGAGCATCTACAATTTATGGAAACTGGCGCGAGCGCTGGCCGAAAAGGATGGCTGCGGCCGGAAACGGTCGTGAATACATGGCCAAAAGCGGAACTGATGTCATTTATCCGCCGCTTGTAGCTTTTAAAGGAGTCGAAACGTGTTGAATAAAAAAGTGCTTGCCACACTTGAATTTGATAAAATTATTGCCAAACTGGCCGACCATGCTTCTTCCGAAGTCGGCCGTTCGTTTGCGGAAGAATTAAAGCCTTCACTAAATACGGAAGAGGTACAGCGGTGGCTCGATGAAACAGAAGAAGCAGCCGCTGTGATTCGCATTAAAGGAAATGTTCCGCTTGACGGCATTTATGATATCCGTCCGCATGCTAAACGCGCGCAAATCGGCGGCGTACTCAGTGGTACAGAACTAGTGCGGATTGCCAGCACAATCGCTGCAAGCCGCCACATCCGTAATTTTATTGAAGATGTACGTTCAGAAGGACAGGTGACCCTGCGTATTTTACCGGAAAAAACAGCCGTGATTCCGGTTTTAACAGACCTTGAACATAAAATTAAACATACAGTCGATGAAAATGGCCGCGTGCTTGATTCAGCAAGTGACAGCCTGCGGCATATTCGTCACGGCATGCGTTCGGCGGAATCGCGTATCCGGGCCAAGCTTGAAAGCCTGACACGCGGGCAAAGTGCACAAAAAATGCTGTCGGATGCCATTGTGACTATTCGAAACGACCGCTATGTTATTCCGGTAAAGCAGGAATACCGTTCCCACTATGGCGGTATCGTACATGACCAGTCGTCTTCTGGACAAACCCTGTTTATTGAACCGGCATCGGTTGTCAGCTTAAACAATGAACTGCGAGAGCTGACCGTAAAAGAGCAGTATGAAGTGGAAAAGATTCTGCAGGAGCTGACCGCCCAAACGGCTGAGCACGCACCGGGTCTTTTCACCATGACAAAGATGCTGTCTGAAATTGATTTTATTTTTACAAAAGGAAAGTTTGCCCGCTCGATGAATGCCACAAAGCCTCTTTTAAACGAGGAAGGCTATATTCATTATATTGGCGCGCGGCATCCGCTTTTGCCTGCGGATGAAGCGGTAGCAAGTGACATTGAGATCGGCCGCGAATATACCGCGATTGTGATCACGGGTCCGAATACTGGTGGTAAAACCGTTACGCTAAAGACAACGGGTCTTTCTGTGCTGATGGCGCAGTCCGGTTTGTTTATCCCTGCTGAAGACGGATCCGAAACAGCGGTTTTCCAATCCGTTTTTGCCGATATCGGTGACGAGCAGTCGATTGAACAAAACTTAAGTACCTTTTCTTCTCATATGGTTAATATCGCCGCCATGCTAAAAGAAATTGACCATGAAAGCCTTGTCCTATTCGATGAGCTTGGATCAGGAACGGACCCGCAGGAAGGATCAGCTCTGGCGATTTCGATTTTAGATGAAGTGATCAGCCTAGGGGCACGGGTAATCGCAACAACGCATTATCCAGAGCTAAAAGCCTACGGATATAACCGTGATAGAGTCATTAACGCAAGTGTGGAATTTAATGTGGAAACGTTAAGCCCGACATACCGCTTGCTGATCGGCATTCCGGGACGAAGCAACGCGTTTGAAATTTCGAAGCGGATTGGGCTTGATCCTGCGCTTATCGAAAATGCCCGGAATTTAATCAGCGCCGATTCGCACGAAGTGGATAATATGATTGCAGCGCTTGATGAGAGCCGCCGCAAAGCTGAACAGCATGAACAGGAAACGCGTGCTTATTTGCGTGACACAGAAAAACTTCATCGTGACCTGCAAAAAGAAGTGATTGATTACCACGAGCAGAAAGAAAAAATGGAAGAAAAAGCGCGTGCGGAAGCAGCCGAGATTGTAGAAAAAGCACGTGCAGAAGCAGAAGAAGTGATGAAAGAGCTTCGCGCACTTCGCCTGGCAGGCGGAGCGAATGTAAAAGAGCACGAGCTGATTGAAGCACGTAAAAGGCTGGAAGACGCGGTGCCGGAACGGAAAACGAAAAAGCCGGCTATTGAACCAGCGAAACGCCAGTGGAAACCAGGCGATGAAGTCAAAGTGGTCAGCTTCGGCCAAAAAGGCAGCATCATTGAAAAAGCCGCCGGCGATGAATGGATTGTTCAGATGGGGATCATCAAAATGAAGGTAGCCGAATCGGATATGGAATTCATTAAATCCGAGAAAAAGAAAGAACCAAAACCAATTGCGACGATCAGGGGCAAAGATTTTCACGTTTCCTCTGAACTGGATTTGCGCGGTGAACGATATGAGGATGCACTGAAGCGAGTGGAAAAGTACCTGGATGACGCGCTTTTAGCGGGGTATCATCAAGTGTCGATTATCCACGGAAAAGGAACGGGTGCGCTTATGAAAGGGGTACGCAGTTACCTGACAAAACACCGGATGGTCAAAAATATACGATTTGGCGGAGCGGGCGAAGGCGGACTTGGTGTCACAATCGCTGAGCTGAAATAAGAGGGGGCCGGGTTATGACAG from Domibacillus sp. DTU_2020_1001157_1_SI_ALB_TIR_016 encodes:
- the polX gene encoding DNA polymerase/3'-5' exonuclease PolX, whose protein sequence is MVNKKDIIRLLEKIAVYMELKGDNPFKISAFRKAAAALEQDDRSLSEIDDVTKLSGIGKGTAAVITEYIETGKSTVLTELSSEVPEGLVALLGLPGLGGKKIAKLYKELGITNMTELKAACEEHRVQQLAGFGAKTEEKILAAVAKAGTQPERLPIMYVMPVAEGIEAYLDSFEEISRFSRAGSLRRLRETVKDLDFIVATEQPERVKEHLLAMPDIKEVIAAGPTKVSVVIGGEFDLSIDFRIVTPDQFASALHHFTGSKDHNVKIRQIAKERDEKVSEYGIEQPDGSVKTFDSEASLYHHLGLPYFPPEIREDGTETDKYKEGTLIELSDIKGDLHMHTAWSDGAFSIEEMIEACRARGYEYMAITDHSQYLKVANGLSVDRLLRQNEEIKEWNAKYKDIEILSGIEMDILPDGTLDYEDDVLKQLDFVIASIHSSFSQTQEQIMERLKTALHNPYVKLIAHPTGRIIGRRDGYSVDMEELIRLAAQTNTALELNANPHRLDLSAEHLKAAQEAGVKIMINTDAHAIEHLQFMETGASAGRKGWLRPETVVNTWPKAELMSFIRRL
- a CDS encoding endonuclease MutS2; the protein is MNKKVLATLEFDKIIAKLADHASSEVGRSFAEELKPSLNTEEVQRWLDETEEAAAVIRIKGNVPLDGIYDIRPHAKRAQIGGVLSGTELVRIASTIAASRHIRNFIEDVRSEGQVTLRILPEKTAVIPVLTDLEHKIKHTVDENGRVLDSASDSLRHIRHGMRSAESRIRAKLESLTRGQSAQKMLSDAIVTIRNDRYVIPVKQEYRSHYGGIVHDQSSSGQTLFIEPASVVSLNNELRELTVKEQYEVEKILQELTAQTAEHAPGLFTMTKMLSEIDFIFTKGKFARSMNATKPLLNEEGYIHYIGARHPLLPADEAVASDIEIGREYTAIVITGPNTGGKTVTLKTTGLSVLMAQSGLFIPAEDGSETAVFQSVFADIGDEQSIEQNLSTFSSHMVNIAAMLKEIDHESLVLFDELGSGTDPQEGSALAISILDEVISLGARVIATTHYPELKAYGYNRDRVINASVEFNVETLSPTYRLLIGIPGRSNAFEISKRIGLDPALIENARNLISADSHEVDNMIAALDESRRKAEQHEQETRAYLRDTEKLHRDLQKEVIDYHEQKEKMEEKARAEAAEIVEKARAEAEEVMKELRALRLAGGANVKEHELIEARKRLEDAVPERKTKKPAIEPAKRQWKPGDEVKVVSFGQKGSIIEKAAGDEWIVQMGIIKMKVAESDMEFIKSEKKKEPKPIATIRGKDFHVSSELDLRGERYEDALKRVEKYLDDALLAGYHQVSIIHGKGTGALMKGVRSYLTKHRMVKNIRFGGAGEGGLGVTIAELK